A single genomic interval of Mycolicibacterium holsaticum DSM 44478 = JCM 12374 harbors:
- a CDS encoding Maf family protein, with protein sequence MTRVVLASASTGRRKVLRQAGIDPLVIVSGVDEDAALANLDPAATPAEVTAALAAAKAEAVVDVLDPAVAADCVVIGCDSMLYRDGALAGKPASAEAARAGWQQMAGTSGELYTGHCVIRLQDKAVTYRGADSTATTVRFGVPSAGELDAYVASGEPTSVAGGFTIDGLGGWFIEGVDGDPSSVVGIGLPLTRRLLTAAGLALADLWAANPVTSPLPASGE encoded by the coding sequence GGGTAGTTCTCGCGTCTGCCTCGACGGGTCGCCGAAAAGTATTGCGTCAGGCGGGAATCGATCCGCTCGTCATCGTTTCCGGCGTCGACGAGGACGCTGCGCTTGCAAACCTGGACCCCGCGGCAACACCTGCGGAGGTGACCGCGGCGCTGGCCGCGGCCAAGGCCGAGGCGGTCGTCGACGTGCTCGATCCAGCTGTGGCGGCCGATTGCGTTGTGATCGGCTGTGATTCGATGCTGTACCGCGACGGAGCGTTGGCAGGTAAGCCGGCATCAGCCGAGGCGGCCCGTGCCGGCTGGCAGCAGATGGCAGGCACATCCGGTGAGCTCTACACCGGGCACTGCGTTATTCGCTTGCAAGACAAGGCTGTTACGTATCGAGGCGCCGACAGCACGGCCACCACGGTGCGGTTCGGGGTGCCATCGGCGGGCGAACTCGACGCCTACGTCGCCTCCGGTGAGCCGACGTCGGTGGCGGGCGGCTTCACCATCGACGGGCTCGGCGGCTGGTTCATCGAGGGTGTCGACGGTGACCCGTCGTCGGTGGTCGGCATCGGCCTGCCGCTGACCCGGCGGCTGTTGACCGCTGCGGGCCTGGCGCTGGCCGACCTCTGGGCAGCCAACCCGGTCACCTCACCCCTTCCGGCGAGCGGAGAATAG
- a CDS encoding NAD-dependent epimerase/dehydratase family protein — MPDRVVITGGCGFIGAYLVRRMVADGWNVAVVDSMVRGDARRLGDAADDIELFTNDVRDQDALERAFKGADVVMHLAAINGTENFYKRPELVLDMGLRGALAVSNAGRNAGVADLVVASTAEVYQTPSVIPTPETVPLMLPDSLNPRYSYGGSKIVSELIAFNYGQEHYRKVQVFRPHNVFGPDMGWKHVEPQLIMRTLAAQQAGDGVLPIQGDGTETRSFLYVDDCVDGILTMYEKGAHREIYHIGNDDELTIRELAARIAKIIGVDLDIQPGDAPEGGTKRRCPDIAKMRGLGWSPQVSLDDGLERTVEWYRAHRSDVPPNDLM, encoded by the coding sequence GTGCGGCGGATGGTCGCCGACGGCTGGAACGTGGCCGTCGTCGACTCGATGGTGCGCGGTGACGCACGCCGGCTTGGCGACGCCGCCGACGACATCGAACTGTTCACCAACGACGTGCGCGACCAGGACGCGTTGGAGCGTGCGTTCAAAGGCGCCGACGTCGTGATGCATCTGGCCGCCATCAACGGCACCGAAAACTTCTACAAGAGACCCGAACTGGTGCTCGACATGGGCCTGCGCGGTGCGCTGGCGGTGAGCAACGCCGGACGCAACGCCGGCGTCGCCGACCTGGTGGTGGCGTCGACGGCCGAGGTGTACCAGACACCGTCGGTGATCCCCACCCCGGAGACGGTTCCGCTGATGCTGCCCGACAGCCTCAACCCGCGCTACTCGTACGGCGGTTCCAAGATCGTCAGCGAGCTGATCGCATTCAACTACGGCCAGGAGCACTACCGCAAAGTGCAGGTTTTCCGGCCGCACAACGTGTTTGGGCCCGACATGGGGTGGAAGCACGTCGAGCCGCAGCTGATCATGCGCACGCTGGCCGCGCAGCAGGCCGGTGACGGCGTGCTACCGATCCAGGGGGACGGCACCGAGACGCGGTCGTTCCTCTACGTCGACGATTGTGTCGACGGCATCCTCACGATGTACGAAAAGGGCGCGCACCGCGAGATCTACCACATTGGCAACGACGACGAACTGACCATCCGCGAGTTGGCAGCCCGCATCGCCAAGATCATCGGCGTGGACCTGGACATCCAGCCCGGCGACGCCCCCGAGGGCGGCACCAAGCGGCGCTGTCCTGACATCGCCAAGATGCGCGGGCTCGGGTGGTCGCCGCAGGTCAGCCTCGACGACGGGCTGGAACGCACGGTCGAGTGGTATCGCGCCCACCGCAGCGATGTCCCGCCCAACGACCTGATGTAG